The following coding sequences are from one Trichoplusia ni isolate ovarian cell line Hi5 chromosome 15, tn1, whole genome shotgun sequence window:
- the LOC113501081 gene encoding centrosomin isoform X2: MAELPADIVLITSPRKLQEMALPAAEGHDVTNASGVSMKQYEEQLNGLRKENFHLKLRIYFLEEKLGSGSPPAVQGLLEHNVRLQVEVEELRRQLSDKQELLAAAAEAIDVLEQQGSISTDSVEISINNSNTVKKEITTHDQDPEKKEMTVDDTCAESESAGDYLAVTVNNDDLDELMKLRRENKKALQMIKGCMKKIQQQDKEIKKVKLDKELVYAHVSDSQLEKYEEILKCKDEHIKDLENKVRDLQKHFEKVQNVDAGNLQQLLTRRLQGLAYFLDKLLSHKCVLGEDKKKLAESILEQSLALPVGLELDESMAPEEFTMDESNLDISQSLRMEDLTMMFGHHVISDDNRYSVHKKSLMKHFPQADIISESECWSEPDRNVSLARVGLCDTGVGLHESSSDNNKLRSRRARVSYGSRSEDNKLSNEALLEELNHISKRSEHLELENNDLNSKLEFSKEQINDLITENNELKETLLSEQENLIEANKTIETLKTTVVTLENRVKDVEQKLLDSTQTAERLRTERQELEATFMETERSLRRAADEATVQASQAALERARAQHDRLRIERELEETREKLSNALDANSQLEIEVTRKMALDANNKIAIVHEGLHSEEDRPTSPDQGIDSDRLSSLEQNDAVALSPRSLYEENVTLKQKLARTKATLAETLMQLNAANMRKRSVQRAICREIHKTQGVLRKARDQFENPN; this comes from the exons ATGGCGGAGTTACCTGCCGACATTGTCCTTAT CACTAGTCCGCGAAAACTGCAAGAAATGGCGTTACCTGCAGCGGAAGGACACG ATGTCACTAATGCAAGCGGTGTTAGCATGAAACAATACGAGGAACAATTAAATGGATTGAGGaaagaaaattttcatcttAAACTGAGGATATATTTTCTAGAAGAGAAGTTGGGCAGTGGTTCCCCACCAGCTGTACAG gGCTTATTGGAACACAATGTGAGACTTCAAGTGGAAGTAGAAGAACTTAGAAGGCAACTATCTGATAAACAAGAACTGCTTGCTGCAGCTGCTGAGGCTATTGATGTTCTTGAACAACAG gGCTCAATATCAACTGATAGTGTAGAAATATcgataaataatagtaatacagTTAAGAAAGAAATCACGACACATGATCAG GACCCCGAGAAAAAAGAGATGACTGTTGATGACACATGTGCAGAATCTGAATCAGCTGG TGATTATCTGGCTGTGACGGTGAATAATGACGATTTG gATGAATTGATGAAGCTTCgcagagaaaacaaaaaagccTTACAAATGATTAAAGGCTGTATGAAGAAAATTCAACAACAAGATAAGGAAATCAAGAAAGTTAAATTG GACAAAGAATTAGTGTATGCGCACGTGAGCGACTCACAATTGGAAAAATACGAAGAGATTTTGAAATGTAAAGATGAACACATCAAGGATTTAGAAAACAAAGTCAGAGATTTGCAGAAACATTTCGAGAAAGTTCAAAACGTCGATGCTGG GAATCTCCAACAACTACTGACGCGGCGCCTTCAGGGATTAGCCTACTTTCTCGATAAGTTGCTATCACACAA GTGCGTTCTCGGTGAGGATAAGAAGAAACTGGCCGAAAGCATCTTAGAGCAAAGCCTCGCTCTACCTGTAGGTTTGGAGTTAGATGAGTCTATGGCACCAGAAGAATTTACAATGGATGAGAGTAATCTTGATATATCACAATCATTGAGAATGGAAGATTTGACCATGATGTTTGGACACCATGTTATCAGTGATGACAACAGGTACTCAGTACATAAGAAATCTCTCATGAAACACTTCCCACAAGCTGATATAATATCAGAGTCTGAATGCTGGTCGGAGCCAGACAGAAACGTTTCCTTGGCTCGTGTTGGCTTGTGCGACACTGGCGTCGGGTTACACGAATCAAGTTCAGACAACAATAAACTCCGCTCAAGACGTGCTCGAGTTTCCTATGGTTCCCGCTCAGAAGACAACAAGCTTTCCAACGAAGCCTTACTTGAGGAACTGAACCATATCTCGAAACGAAGCGAACATTTggaattagaaaataatgacTTAAATAGTAAACTCGAGTTTTCAAAGGAACAAATAAATGATCTGATAACTGAAAATAACGAATTAAAAGAAACTTTACTGTCTGAACAGGAGAATTTGATTGAAGCTAATAAAACTATAGAAACACTAAAGACTACAGTAGTCACTCTTGAAAACCGTGTTAAAGATGTAGAGCAAAAGCTATTAGATTCCACTCAAACGGCTGAACGATTGCGTACGGAGAGGCAAGAGTTGGAAGCGACATTCATGGAAACAGAGCGTTCTTTGAGACGCGCTGCAGATGAAGCTACAGTTCAAGCCTCGCAAGCCGCGCTAGAGCGAGCTCGAGCTCAACATGACAGACTACGTATTGAACGAGAACTAGAAGAGACGAGAGAAAAGTTATCGAATGCACTAGACGCGAATTCTCAACTTGAAATAGAAGTCACACGCAAAATGGCTCTGGACGCCAATAACAAAATAGCTATTGTTCACGAAGGTCTTCATTCCGAAGAAGACCGGCCTACGTCGCCTGATCAAGGTATCGATAGTGATCGATTATCAAGTTTAGAACAAAACGATGCCGTCGCATTATCTCCAC GATCATTATATGAGGAAAATGTTACTCTGAAGCAGAAGCTGGCCAGGACCAAAGCAACACTTGCAGAAACTTTAATGCAATTAAATGCAGCCAACATGCGCAAGAGAAGCGTTCAGCGCGCCATCTGTAGAGAGATTCATAAGACTCAAGGAGTGTTACGCAAAGCTCGTGACCAGTTTGAAAATccaaattaa
- the LOC113501081 gene encoding centrosomin isoform X1 — translation MATLPRMHNSKQSSGISSPFSTSPRKLQEMALPAAEGHDVTNASGVSMKQYEEQLNGLRKENFHLKLRIYFLEEKLGSGSPPAVQGLLEHNVRLQVEVEELRRQLSDKQELLAAAAEAIDVLEQQGSISTDSVEISINNSNTVKKEITTHDQDPEKKEMTVDDTCAESESAGDYLAVTVNNDDLDELMKLRRENKKALQMIKGCMKKIQQQDKEIKKVKLDKELVYAHVSDSQLEKYEEILKCKDEHIKDLENKVRDLQKHFEKVQNVDAGNLQQLLTRRLQGLAYFLDKLLSHKCVLGEDKKKLAESILEQSLALPVGLELDESMAPEEFTMDESNLDISQSLRMEDLTMMFGHHVISDDNRYSVHKKSLMKHFPQADIISESECWSEPDRNVSLARVGLCDTGVGLHESSSDNNKLRSRRARVSYGSRSEDNKLSNEALLEELNHISKRSEHLELENNDLNSKLEFSKEQINDLITENNELKETLLSEQENLIEANKTIETLKTTVVTLENRVKDVEQKLLDSTQTAERLRTERQELEATFMETERSLRRAADEATVQASQAALERARAQHDRLRIERELEETREKLSNALDANSQLEIEVTRKMALDANNKIAIVHEGLHSEEDRPTSPDQGIDSDRLSSLEQNDAVALSPRSLYEENVTLKQKLARTKATLAETLMQLNAANMRKRSVQRAICREIHKTQGVLRKARDQFENPN, via the exons ATGGCAACATTACCGAGGATGCATAATTCTAAACAGAGCTCGGGGATATCATCTCCTTTCAG CACTAGTCCGCGAAAACTGCAAGAAATGGCGTTACCTGCAGCGGAAGGACACG ATGTCACTAATGCAAGCGGTGTTAGCATGAAACAATACGAGGAACAATTAAATGGATTGAGGaaagaaaattttcatcttAAACTGAGGATATATTTTCTAGAAGAGAAGTTGGGCAGTGGTTCCCCACCAGCTGTACAG gGCTTATTGGAACACAATGTGAGACTTCAAGTGGAAGTAGAAGAACTTAGAAGGCAACTATCTGATAAACAAGAACTGCTTGCTGCAGCTGCTGAGGCTATTGATGTTCTTGAACAACAG gGCTCAATATCAACTGATAGTGTAGAAATATcgataaataatagtaatacagTTAAGAAAGAAATCACGACACATGATCAG GACCCCGAGAAAAAAGAGATGACTGTTGATGACACATGTGCAGAATCTGAATCAGCTGG TGATTATCTGGCTGTGACGGTGAATAATGACGATTTG gATGAATTGATGAAGCTTCgcagagaaaacaaaaaagccTTACAAATGATTAAAGGCTGTATGAAGAAAATTCAACAACAAGATAAGGAAATCAAGAAAGTTAAATTG GACAAAGAATTAGTGTATGCGCACGTGAGCGACTCACAATTGGAAAAATACGAAGAGATTTTGAAATGTAAAGATGAACACATCAAGGATTTAGAAAACAAAGTCAGAGATTTGCAGAAACATTTCGAGAAAGTTCAAAACGTCGATGCTGG GAATCTCCAACAACTACTGACGCGGCGCCTTCAGGGATTAGCCTACTTTCTCGATAAGTTGCTATCACACAA GTGCGTTCTCGGTGAGGATAAGAAGAAACTGGCCGAAAGCATCTTAGAGCAAAGCCTCGCTCTACCTGTAGGTTTGGAGTTAGATGAGTCTATGGCACCAGAAGAATTTACAATGGATGAGAGTAATCTTGATATATCACAATCATTGAGAATGGAAGATTTGACCATGATGTTTGGACACCATGTTATCAGTGATGACAACAGGTACTCAGTACATAAGAAATCTCTCATGAAACACTTCCCACAAGCTGATATAATATCAGAGTCTGAATGCTGGTCGGAGCCAGACAGAAACGTTTCCTTGGCTCGTGTTGGCTTGTGCGACACTGGCGTCGGGTTACACGAATCAAGTTCAGACAACAATAAACTCCGCTCAAGACGTGCTCGAGTTTCCTATGGTTCCCGCTCAGAAGACAACAAGCTTTCCAACGAAGCCTTACTTGAGGAACTGAACCATATCTCGAAACGAAGCGAACATTTggaattagaaaataatgacTTAAATAGTAAACTCGAGTTTTCAAAGGAACAAATAAATGATCTGATAACTGAAAATAACGAATTAAAAGAAACTTTACTGTCTGAACAGGAGAATTTGATTGAAGCTAATAAAACTATAGAAACACTAAAGACTACAGTAGTCACTCTTGAAAACCGTGTTAAAGATGTAGAGCAAAAGCTATTAGATTCCACTCAAACGGCTGAACGATTGCGTACGGAGAGGCAAGAGTTGGAAGCGACATTCATGGAAACAGAGCGTTCTTTGAGACGCGCTGCAGATGAAGCTACAGTTCAAGCCTCGCAAGCCGCGCTAGAGCGAGCTCGAGCTCAACATGACAGACTACGTATTGAACGAGAACTAGAAGAGACGAGAGAAAAGTTATCGAATGCACTAGACGCGAATTCTCAACTTGAAATAGAAGTCACACGCAAAATGGCTCTGGACGCCAATAACAAAATAGCTATTGTTCACGAAGGTCTTCATTCCGAAGAAGACCGGCCTACGTCGCCTGATCAAGGTATCGATAGTGATCGATTATCAAGTTTAGAACAAAACGATGCCGTCGCATTATCTCCAC GATCATTATATGAGGAAAATGTTACTCTGAAGCAGAAGCTGGCCAGGACCAAAGCAACACTTGCAGAAACTTTAATGCAATTAAATGCAGCCAACATGCGCAAGAGAAGCGTTCAGCGCGCCATCTGTAGAGAGATTCATAAGACTCAAGGAGTGTTACGCAAAGCTCGTGACCAGTTTGAAAATccaaattaa
- the LOC113501081 gene encoding centrosomin isoform X3, whose amino-acid sequence MALPAAEGHDVTNASGVSMKQYEEQLNGLRKENFHLKLRIYFLEEKLGSGSPPAVQGLLEHNVRLQVEVEELRRQLSDKQELLAAAAEAIDVLEQQGSISTDSVEISINNSNTVKKEITTHDQDPEKKEMTVDDTCAESESAGDYLAVTVNNDDLDELMKLRRENKKALQMIKGCMKKIQQQDKEIKKVKLDKELVYAHVSDSQLEKYEEILKCKDEHIKDLENKVRDLQKHFEKVQNVDAGNLQQLLTRRLQGLAYFLDKLLSHKCVLGEDKKKLAESILEQSLALPVGLELDESMAPEEFTMDESNLDISQSLRMEDLTMMFGHHVISDDNRYSVHKKSLMKHFPQADIISESECWSEPDRNVSLARVGLCDTGVGLHESSSDNNKLRSRRARVSYGSRSEDNKLSNEALLEELNHISKRSEHLELENNDLNSKLEFSKEQINDLITENNELKETLLSEQENLIEANKTIETLKTTVVTLENRVKDVEQKLLDSTQTAERLRTERQELEATFMETERSLRRAADEATVQASQAALERARAQHDRLRIERELEETREKLSNALDANSQLEIEVTRKMALDANNKIAIVHEGLHSEEDRPTSPDQGIDSDRLSSLEQNDAVALSPRSLYEENVTLKQKLARTKATLAETLMQLNAANMRKRSVQRAICREIHKTQGVLRKARDQFENPN is encoded by the exons ATGGCGTTACCTGCAGCGGAAGGACACG ATGTCACTAATGCAAGCGGTGTTAGCATGAAACAATACGAGGAACAATTAAATGGATTGAGGaaagaaaattttcatcttAAACTGAGGATATATTTTCTAGAAGAGAAGTTGGGCAGTGGTTCCCCACCAGCTGTACAG gGCTTATTGGAACACAATGTGAGACTTCAAGTGGAAGTAGAAGAACTTAGAAGGCAACTATCTGATAAACAAGAACTGCTTGCTGCAGCTGCTGAGGCTATTGATGTTCTTGAACAACAG gGCTCAATATCAACTGATAGTGTAGAAATATcgataaataatagtaatacagTTAAGAAAGAAATCACGACACATGATCAG GACCCCGAGAAAAAAGAGATGACTGTTGATGACACATGTGCAGAATCTGAATCAGCTGG TGATTATCTGGCTGTGACGGTGAATAATGACGATTTG gATGAATTGATGAAGCTTCgcagagaaaacaaaaaagccTTACAAATGATTAAAGGCTGTATGAAGAAAATTCAACAACAAGATAAGGAAATCAAGAAAGTTAAATTG GACAAAGAATTAGTGTATGCGCACGTGAGCGACTCACAATTGGAAAAATACGAAGAGATTTTGAAATGTAAAGATGAACACATCAAGGATTTAGAAAACAAAGTCAGAGATTTGCAGAAACATTTCGAGAAAGTTCAAAACGTCGATGCTGG GAATCTCCAACAACTACTGACGCGGCGCCTTCAGGGATTAGCCTACTTTCTCGATAAGTTGCTATCACACAA GTGCGTTCTCGGTGAGGATAAGAAGAAACTGGCCGAAAGCATCTTAGAGCAAAGCCTCGCTCTACCTGTAGGTTTGGAGTTAGATGAGTCTATGGCACCAGAAGAATTTACAATGGATGAGAGTAATCTTGATATATCACAATCATTGAGAATGGAAGATTTGACCATGATGTTTGGACACCATGTTATCAGTGATGACAACAGGTACTCAGTACATAAGAAATCTCTCATGAAACACTTCCCACAAGCTGATATAATATCAGAGTCTGAATGCTGGTCGGAGCCAGACAGAAACGTTTCCTTGGCTCGTGTTGGCTTGTGCGACACTGGCGTCGGGTTACACGAATCAAGTTCAGACAACAATAAACTCCGCTCAAGACGTGCTCGAGTTTCCTATGGTTCCCGCTCAGAAGACAACAAGCTTTCCAACGAAGCCTTACTTGAGGAACTGAACCATATCTCGAAACGAAGCGAACATTTggaattagaaaataatgacTTAAATAGTAAACTCGAGTTTTCAAAGGAACAAATAAATGATCTGATAACTGAAAATAACGAATTAAAAGAAACTTTACTGTCTGAACAGGAGAATTTGATTGAAGCTAATAAAACTATAGAAACACTAAAGACTACAGTAGTCACTCTTGAAAACCGTGTTAAAGATGTAGAGCAAAAGCTATTAGATTCCACTCAAACGGCTGAACGATTGCGTACGGAGAGGCAAGAGTTGGAAGCGACATTCATGGAAACAGAGCGTTCTTTGAGACGCGCTGCAGATGAAGCTACAGTTCAAGCCTCGCAAGCCGCGCTAGAGCGAGCTCGAGCTCAACATGACAGACTACGTATTGAACGAGAACTAGAAGAGACGAGAGAAAAGTTATCGAATGCACTAGACGCGAATTCTCAACTTGAAATAGAAGTCACACGCAAAATGGCTCTGGACGCCAATAACAAAATAGCTATTGTTCACGAAGGTCTTCATTCCGAAGAAGACCGGCCTACGTCGCCTGATCAAGGTATCGATAGTGATCGATTATCAAGTTTAGAACAAAACGATGCCGTCGCATTATCTCCAC GATCATTATATGAGGAAAATGTTACTCTGAAGCAGAAGCTGGCCAGGACCAAAGCAACACTTGCAGAAACTTTAATGCAATTAAATGCAGCCAACATGCGCAAGAGAAGCGTTCAGCGCGCCATCTGTAGAGAGATTCATAAGACTCAAGGAGTGTTACGCAAAGCTCGTGACCAGTTTGAAAATccaaattaa
- the LOC113501083 gene encoding uncharacterized protein C18orf63-like isoform X2, with protein sequence MQVLIENPDVNELGYIIAIANLNDKHDRSAPSHYHWKILKCRMIIFSNSSILACPDKNDLKQVHIIFNKAGDDYDKLNSLFLKFSLVQDGAIQLVTPEIFRLCFHYTMTARLAPVWSALGDNYLINNRDFLIQRGPQEGVQFDISVDEKDFFPGEWIRVLPSLNKAIVDESHETLPEVAKFKSYKDLRRHWKNIHGYRLPEEESTYYSIQFWRGEPLLYPKLCVIRNFPIVTPVPKSLEKMIVTRFLSCLNSKMSSFLGTPLIIKMQTAQFENDTAAHAVSSTILSETQNVSLCTPTQRSRRS encoded by the exons atgcaAGTACTTATCGAAAATCCCGATGTTAATGAATTAGGATACATAATTGCAATTGCCAATTTGAACGACAAACATGATAGATCCGCTCCTTCTCATTACCATTGGAAAATTCTTAAATGCAG GAtgattatattttctaattcaTCGATCCTGGCTTGCCCAGACAAAAACGACCTAAAACAAGTTCACATAATTTTCAATAAGGCTGGCGATGACTACGACAAGTTAAATTCATTGTTTCTGAAGTTTTCTCTAGTGCAA gatGGCGCAATTCAGCTGGTCACTCCAGAAATATTTCGTCTATGTTTTCATTACACAATGACGGCAAGACTGGCGCCAGTATGGAGTGCGTTAGGAGAtaattatcttataaataaCAGAGACTTTCTAATACAGAGAGGACCTCAAGAAGGTGTTCAATTTGATATTTCAGTTGATG AAAAGGACTTTTTTCCTGGCGAATGGATACGTGTTCTTCCAAG TCTCAACAAGGCTATCGTTGACGAGAGCCACGAAACTTTACCAGAGGTGgcaaaatttaaatcttataaaGATTTACGTCGCCACTGGAAGAATATA catGGGTATCGGCTTCCTGAAGAAGAAAGTACATATTACTCTATCCAATTCTGGCGCGGAGAACCGCTGCTATATCCAAAGTTATGTGTGATAAGAAATTTTCCTATCGTAACTCCCGTACCTAAGTCCCTAGAG aaaatgatAGTCACCAGATTTCTAAGTTGTTTGAACAGCAAGATGTCAAGCTTCCTCGGCACGCCACtgataataaaaatgcaaaccGCACAATTTGAAAATGACACCGCGGCCCACGCG GTGTCCAGTACTATTTTATCTGAGACCCAAAATGTGAGTCTTTGCACACCAACACAACGCAGCAGACGCTCTTAA
- the LOC113501083 gene encoding uncharacterized protein C18orf63-like isoform X1, which yields MQVLIENPDVNELGYIIAIANLNDKHDRSAPSHYHWKILKCRMIIFSNSSILACPDKNDLKQVHIIFNKAGDDYDKLNSLFLKFSLVQDGAIQLVTPEIFRLCFHYTMTARLAPVWSALGDNYLINNRDFLIQRGPQEGVQFDISVDDAYTLIELKAVKINLMVTEKDFFPGEWIRVLPSLNKAIVDESHETLPEVAKFKSYKDLRRHWKNIHGYRLPEEESTYYSIQFWRGEPLLYPKLCVIRNFPIVTPVPKSLEKMIVTRFLSCLNSKMSSFLGTPLIIKMQTAQFENDTAAHAVSSTILSETQNVSLCTPTQRSRRS from the exons atgcaAGTACTTATCGAAAATCCCGATGTTAATGAATTAGGATACATAATTGCAATTGCCAATTTGAACGACAAACATGATAGATCCGCTCCTTCTCATTACCATTGGAAAATTCTTAAATGCAG GAtgattatattttctaattcaTCGATCCTGGCTTGCCCAGACAAAAACGACCTAAAACAAGTTCACATAATTTTCAATAAGGCTGGCGATGACTACGACAAGTTAAATTCATTGTTTCTGAAGTTTTCTCTAGTGCAA gatGGCGCAATTCAGCTGGTCACTCCAGAAATATTTCGTCTATGTTTTCATTACACAATGACGGCAAGACTGGCGCCAGTATGGAGTGCGTTAGGAGAtaattatcttataaataaCAGAGACTTTCTAATACAGAGAGGACCTCAAGAAGGTGTTCAATTTGATATTTCAGTTGATG ATGCCTACACTCTTATAGAACTTAAGgctgttaaaataaatcttatggTTACAGAAAAGGACTTTTTTCCTGGCGAATGGATACGTGTTCTTCCAAG TCTCAACAAGGCTATCGTTGACGAGAGCCACGAAACTTTACCAGAGGTGgcaaaatttaaatcttataaaGATTTACGTCGCCACTGGAAGAATATA catGGGTATCGGCTTCCTGAAGAAGAAAGTACATATTACTCTATCCAATTCTGGCGCGGAGAACCGCTGCTATATCCAAAGTTATGTGTGATAAGAAATTTTCCTATCGTAACTCCCGTACCTAAGTCCCTAGAG aaaatgatAGTCACCAGATTTCTAAGTTGTTTGAACAGCAAGATGTCAAGCTTCCTCGGCACGCCACtgataataaaaatgcaaaccGCACAATTTGAAAATGACACCGCGGCCCACGCG GTGTCCAGTACTATTTTATCTGAGACCCAAAATGTGAGTCTTTGCACACCAACACAACGCAGCAGACGCTCTTAA